The following DNA comes from Agromyces mangrovi.
GGCTGACGCGACTACGCGGCGGGGTCTATCGTGCGGCCGGCGGACCAGGGCGGTTCGTCGTCGGTGTCGGTGTCGATGTCGATGTCGATGTCGACAGGCTCGGGTGCGGCTGTCTCGGATGGTGGTTTCTCTCGGAAGGGTGATTCGGCGCTGGTGGTGTATTCGCGTCCGGCGGGGGAGACCCAGTGGAGTTGCCCGTCGGACTCTTGCGTGACGCGCCACGCTGTCTTGTGCTTCAGGCGATGGTGCTTGCGGCAGAGGTGCGCGACATTGTCGTGGCGGGTCTCGCCTGCGTGTGCCCAGTCGGTGGTGTGGTCGAGGTCGCAGCGTTCGGCGCGGCGGGAGCAGCCGGGGAAGCGGCAGCCGCCGTCGCGCACGCGGAGGTAGCCGGCGAGGTCAGCGGGCACCCGGTAGGTGGTGCGGCCGTAGGAGAGGTAGGCGCCGGTCTCGGGGTGGGTGAGGATGCGGTGGAACGACGGGGCGTGCGCGGCGATGCGGCGTGCGGTGTCGGCGTCGATCGGGCCGTAGCCGTCGAGTTCGGCGGGCTCGTCGCTCGCGCCGAGGAGGGTCATGACCGGCACGGTGACGTAGACCTTCGGCGTGACCGCACCCAGAGGTGAGGCGGGCGGTGCGAGCGGCGACCCGGCCGGGGCGTCGTGCAGCCAGCCGCCGAGGAGCAGGTCGGCTGCGGCGTCGGTGCGGCGCTGCATGGGGGTGCGCGCATCGTCTGCTTCGTCGTCCGATCCCGTCACGTCGGCGAACGCGTCGAGCCGGGACATGATCGCAGTGCCGCGTTCTGCTTCGAGGTGGATGCTGAGCCAGGCCATGCCGTCGGGTGCGGGGTCGAGCCCGATGCACCGTTCGGCGCGTGCGACCTCGTGTCGCTCGATCGGCTCGACCGGATGCATACGCTCGCGCAGCTTTCGGGCGCGACGCCGGAACGCCGACGGGGTGTCGCCGGCACCGCTGGCGAGGGCCTCGCGCTCGAACACGGGCTGCGTCTCGGCGGGCAGTTGGCTGGCGAACTCGAGAAGGGTGCGCACGCGGCCGAGGCACATCAACCCGTCGGAGAGGGTCTGCAGGGTCGAGGTGAACCGGCCGGTGAGCTGCTCCGCCTCGCCGACCATGCGGCCCGCGGTGCGCTCGTGCACCGTGAGCGATGTGGCGAGCTCGGCGATGAACGCCCGGGTCGCGAACTCCCGCTGCGTGAACGTGCTCAACTCGTCGACGCCCTCGACGTCCGCAGCCACCTCGCGCGCGCGAACGACGCGTCGCAACTGCTCCGCCTGCGCCGCGCGGATCGACCGGTCGAGTTCGGTGATCGCCGCCAACTCGGCATCGAGTGCCGAGCGCGGGTCGGCGATCGCAGCGAGCTCCACGGCAATGCTCCCAGGTCGAAGGCGAGGTTCGAACGTATGTTCGATTGTACCGTGAGAAACCACACTTGATCAAGGGTTTGTGCGGGCGAGTTCAGCTTTCCACAAGCGCCGAGGTACTCATCACCGTACGATTCGAGGCCGACGCGATCGGCGACGTGCATCTCATCGGACCCGAGCGCCTCGTGGTCGGCGACATCGTCGACGCCGATCGGTTCCCGCCGGCGTACGACTGCGACGAGCAGGTGCTGCTCGACCCCGGGCCCCGATGTCGAGGACTGGGAGTTGCGCGCCGAGACGGACGACGACGGCACCGTGAGGGCGCTGCGGGCGCCGATCGTCGCGGGCACCTGCGGATAGCCGGGCGTCGCCCCGGGGCATCCGACCCGCACGTAGACTGGCAGACGTGCCTGCAGTGAATCTCGGAATGCCGAAGGTCCCCGAAACCCTCGCCCCGCGACGGAAGTCGCGCCAGATCAAGGTCGGCAAGGTGCTGGTCGGCGGAGACGCGCCGGTGAGCGTGCAGTCGATGACGACCACGCCGACGCCGAACATCAACGCGACCCTCCAGCAGATCGCCGAGCTCACCGCGTCGGGCTGCGAGATCGTGCGCGTGGCCGTGCCGAGCCGCGACGACGCCGAGGCGTTGCCGATCATCGCGAAGAAGAGCCAGATCCCGGTCATCGCCGACATCCACTTCCAGCCGAACTACGTGTTCGCCGCGATCGACGCGGGCTGCGCCGCGGTACGCGTGAACCCGGGCAACATCCGCAAGTTCGACGACCGAGTGGGGGAGATCGCCAAGCGCGCCAAGGAGGCCGGTGTCTCGCTGCGCATCGGCGTGAACGCCGGCTCGCTCGACCCGCGCCTGCTGCAGAAGTACGGCAAGGCGACGCCCGAGGCGCTCGTCGAGTCGGCGGTCTGGGAGGCGAGCCTCTTCGAGGAGCACGACTTCCACGACTTCAAGATCTCGGTCAAGCACAACGACCCGATCGTCATGGTGAAGGCGTACCGCATGCTCGCCGAGCGCGGCGACTGGCCGCTGCACCTCGGCGTCACCGAGGCCGGCCCCGCCTTCCAGGGCACGATCAAGTCGGCGACGGCGTTCGGCATCCTGCTCGCCGAGGGCATCGGCGACACGATCCGCGTCTCGCTGTCGGCGCCGCCGGCCGAGGAGGTCAAGGTCGGCCTGCAGATCCTCCAGTCGCTGAACCTGCGCGAGCGCAAGCTCGAGATCGTCTCCTGCCCGTCGTGCGGTCGCGCCCAGGTCGACGTCTACAAGCTCGCCGACGACGTGACGGCCGGCCTCGACGGCATGAGCGTGCCGCTGCGCGTCGCCGTCATGGGCTGCGTCGTGAACGGACCCGGCGAAGCGCGCGAGGCCGACCTCGGCGTGGCGTCCGGCAACGGCAAGGGTCAGATCTTCGTCAAGGGCGAGGTCATCAAGACCGTGCCCGAGGCCGAGATCGTCGAGACCCTCATCGCCGAGGCCAACCGCATCGCCGACGAGATGGGCACGGATGCCCCGGTCGGCAGCCCGCAGGTCGTCACGAGCTGACCCGGCCGACGCGCGCGATCAGAGGGTGAGCGCGCCCAGGTTGACCGGCGCGACGAGGTGCGGCTCGGCGCCCGGGCCGTTCACCTGCACGATGACCGAGTAGGCGTTGGGCGTCCCCTCGATCACCTCCGCACCGAGCTCGGGACCCGTCTCGAGGGGGATCTGCACCCAATCCGGACCTCCCGGGTGGTCCACTCGACCCTCCAGCGCGTCGAGATCGTCGCCGATCGCGAACCCGTCCCCGGCGATCAGCGCGACACCGCCGACGGCCGCCGAGTCGGCGGCGACGCGGACGTTCATGTCACGGACGTCCGGACCGTCGTCGTCGATCCAGGTGCGCTCCTCGTCGTCGGAGAAGTGGCCCATGTGGTCGTCGATGACGCGGAAGCCGTCCCACAGGTAGTTGGTCACCCGGCCCGCCTCGCAGCAGGCGCCGGGGTACTCCTCGACTCGGGCGTCGCTGCCGAACACGGTCGAAAGGGTCTCGACGATCGCGGCGGCCTCGTCGTCGTACGACAGCGTGGCCACGGCCGTTCCGCCATCGTCGACGAGATCGAGGCCCTGCGGGCGGACGACCACAGTGGTGACGGACTCGAGCGGATCCGCGACCGACGTCGGTGCCGTGGACGCGGCCGGCGGGTCGACGGAGGGCTGCGGCTCCGGCTCGGCGGCCGTCGCGCATCCGGACAGTGCGACGGCGAGTCCGGCGACGAGGACCAGGAGCGGCAGCGCGCCGCGGCGAGGGTGGCGGGTCATCGGACTCCTGTTCGTCGAGGCGCTGGGGAACCTTCATCCTCAGCATGGCGGAGGAGCGACCGTCGATCGGACCTCGCGAATCACGGAGCCATCTCGATTGTCCGCTTCCTTCGGCAGACCGTCACGAACGTACCTCGGCCATCGCGATCCGGTAGCGGGTCGCGACCCCGGTTGTGGATAGCCGTGGGGCGTGCGGGCGTGTTCCTACGCTCGAGGTCATGCGTCTCCGTCTGTTCGCCCCGCTCGCGCTGCTCGTGCTCACGCTGAGCGGCTGTGCCGCAGCGGATGCCTCGGACATCGCGCCGACCGAGCCGGCACCCGCGACCGAGCAGGCCATCGTCGAGCCGACGCCCGAGGCGAAGCCCGTCCCCGCGGCACCCGCCGAGGCGTTCGACGGCGACTGCAGCGTGCTCGTGACCGAGGACGAGCTCGCAATGGCTGCGGGCGCCGCACTCGAGCCGAATCCGGCAGCCACGAGCTGGACCTCGATCGCGGTCCGGGCAGTGGGCGGGCTCTCGTGCTCGTGGTCGGGTGGCGAGCCGGGGTGGGCGCCGCGCGTCTCGCTCACCGTGCTGCCCGCCGACGTCGAGGTCTCCGACCCGGAGACGTACTGCTACGGCGTCGCCTGCCGGTTCGCCAGCCGGGTCGGAGAGTGGTGGTTCACCGGCACGGTTGAACCCGTCGCCGGTGTCGACCCCGAGATGGCCGTGATGTCGCTCGAGTCGGCGTTCGGGGTGCGCGCGAGCCAGTACGTGTCGGTCGCCATCGATCGGCCCGTGGATTCGTGGGGCGAGGTCTCCGACTGCGCGTCCCTCGCCGCGTCGGCGGACACCACTGCGGTGACCGACGTCGCGCTCGACGTCGGTTCGGGCAGCGTCGCCGGCGAGGCCCTCCCGGGCTCTACGCCGCCGTGCGCGCCTCAGGGGCGGTCGGATGCGAATGGTGGGGCGACGGTGTCGGTTTCCACTCCGTGCTGATCCCCGGCGCGGGCTGGGCGGTGGCCGATGCGTTCGACGGCGCCGAACCCATCGATGTGCCCGGTGCAACCACCGCTTCGTACGGCGAGTTCGATGGGCGCCCGACCGCTGGTGCGACCGACGGCGCGAACCTCGTGCTGGTGTCGTCGAACCTGCTTCAGGACGGCACCGACCCGGCGGAGCCGACGGCCGCGCTCGCGTCGGCGCTCCTCGCTGCGATGAACTGACGTCCGCCGCCGGCGACTCAGTGCAGCGAGCCGCCCGCGACCTTGAGGTCGGCCGGCGTGGCGAGCGCGACGCGGCACGCGATCGCGAGCGCCTCGGCGATGGTCGCTGCGGGCAGCGACGGGGCGCCCTCGGGTGCGCTCTCCGTCGCGTACGGCACGTGGATGAAGCCCGCGCGCAGGCCCGGTCGCGCCGCCGTGAGGTGCGTCGCCCGGTAGAAGACCGCGTTGCACACGTAGGTGCCCGCCGTGGTCGAGAGCGACGAGCGGATGCCTCGGGCGGTGAGTTCCGCGACGATCGCCTTCACCGGCAGCCCGGTGAACCGCGCATCGGGCCCGCCGGCCACGACGGCGGCGTCCATCGGCTGGTCGCCGTCGTTGTCGGGGATGCGCGCGTCGGCGAGGTTCACCGCGACGCGCTCGGGCGTGATGCCGTCGCGCCCGCCCGCGAGCCCCGCGGCGATGAGTACGTCGGGGGAGTGCGCCGCGACGAGCCGCTCGAGCTCGTCGGCCGCGGCGGCGAACGACACGGGCAGTACGGCGGTCACCAGCCGTTCGGGCCCCACCCAGCTCGCGGCGACCGCGCGCACCGCGTCGCCAGAGGGGTTGACGGCGTCGCCGCCGAACGGCTCGAAGCCGGTGAGGAGCACGCTGGTCACGGCATCCGAGCCTATGCGCCCCGGATGCCGCGGCCGAACCGCACTTACCGCGTGACCTTGCCCGTGAGCTGCGCGAGTCCGCGCAGGTACACCGGGCGGGCGAAGATCCACCCGGCGACCATGACGACCACCGACCCTGCGAACACCGCCGCGCCGATCCAGTTCACCTCGTCGGAGCCGGCGTACATGTGGTTGAGGTTGCGCAGTGCGCCGGTCGCGAGCACGAGGCCGACATGGGCGATCACGAACCCGACGAAGAAGAGCATGACCGGCAGGTGCACGGCGCGCGCCAGGCCGATCGGGTAGACGCGGTTCAGGCGCGGGGCGTCGACGGGCCAGGCCGGCGACATCCGCAGTCCGGTGAGGATCGCCAGCGGTGCCGCGATGAACACCATCGCGAAGTAGGCGAGCAGTTGCAGGCTGTTGTAGACCACCCAGCCGTCCTCCGCCGGCCAGTCGAGCGAGACGTACTGCAGCAGCACCGAGAGCGAGTTCGGCACGACCTCCCACGACGTCGGCACGATGCGCGCCCAGTGGCCGGTCGCGAACAGCAGCACGATGAACACGATGCCGTTCAGCACCCAGAGCGCGTCGAGCGAGAGGTGCAGCCAGAGGTCGAAGCTGATGCGCTTGGGGGCCCGCTTCGTGCGGAACCGGCCGGTGTTGTTGCGCGTCCAGTGCGCCTCGGGGCGCTGGACGGTGCGTACGCGCCAGCCGGTCCGCACGATCAGCAGCAGGAAGAACGCGTTCAGGAAGTGCTGCCAGCTGAGCCACGCGGGGAAGCCCTCGGGCGTGCCGGGCGGCGGGGGCACCGTGCCGGGGTACGCGTCGACGAAGGCCTCGACGCCCGCGAGGGTGCGCAGCCAACGCGCGAGCAGCACGAGGGCGACGACCGCCACCAGCGACGCCGGGATCGCCCAGCCGAGCACCTTCCGGCGGCTCGGCGCGCCCTGGCGGGTCGAGGTCGTCATCGCCGCGCCTCGACCGCGTCGATGAGCTTCGGCACCACCTGGAACAGGTCGCCGACGACCGCGAGGTCCGCGATCTCGAAGATGGGCGCGTCGGGGTCGCGGTCGATCGCCACGATCGTCTTCGACGTGCGCATGCCCGCGAGGTGCTGGATCGCCCCGGAGATGCCGAGCGACAGGTACAGGTCGGGGGCGACGGTCGTGCCGGTCTGGCCGACCTGCAGCGCCTGCGGGGCGTAGCCCGCATCCACCGCCGCACGCGAGGCGCCGACTGCCGCGCCGAGCGAGTCGGCGAGTCGGTCGACCAGCGCGAACTGCTCCTTCGAACCGAGCGCGCGGCCGCCCGAGACGACCTTGGCGGCGCCCCGGAGATCGGGCCGGCTGGAGGAGTCGCCGAGCTCACGGGCATCCGTCGCCCGCACCCCGACGACGGGGTCGAGCGCGACCTCCTCGACGTCGATCGCATCGGCGGCGCCGGTCGGGGTCGTCGCGCCCGGGCGTACCGTCACGACGGGCACGCCGCCCTCGACGCCGGAGCGCACGATCCACGAGCCGCCGAACACCGAGTGCGTGACCCGCACGGCACCGTCGTCGACGGCGACGCCGATGGCGTCGGTCGCGACGGCGGAATCGGTGCGCGCGGCGAACCGGCCGGCCACCTCGCGGCCCTCGACCGTGTGGCCGACGACGACCGCGGCGGGCTCGACCAGGGCGACGGCGGCCTGCAGCAGGTCGACCTGCGGGCCCGACACGAGCACGCCCGCGTCGGCGACCTCGGCGACGACCGCGCGCGAGGCGCCCGCGGCGCGCAGCCGCTCGGTGATCACGTCGCGGTGCCCCGGCGGCACGACCGCGACGGCGACCGCGTCGCCGACTGCGCCCGCGGCGCCCACGAGGGAATCGATGGAGGCGCGCACGGTTCCGTCCGCGGCGACCTCGGCGAGTACGAGCACGCTCGTCATGGTTCGTCTCCTAGATCAGGTTGCGGTCGGCGAGGAAATCGGCGATCGCCTCGGCGGCCGTGCCGTCGTCGACGATGCGCGCGCCCGCGGTGCGCTCGGGTGCCGCCGCGGCGTCGACCACGACCGACGCGGCCGGGGCCGGCGCGAGGGCGAGGTCGGCGAGGCTCAGCCGGTCGACCGGCTTCTTCTTGGCCTGCCGGATTCCTCGGAAGGAGCCGATCCGCGCCTCCGGGAACCGCTCGGTGACCGTGACGATCGCGGGCAGTGGCACCTCGACGGCCATGGCCTGGAACTCGGTCGCGCGCTCGGCGCGGAGCGTGCCGCCCGCGACCTCGAGCGACGTCGCCGCCGATACGAGCGGGAGGCCGAGGCGCTCGGCGAGCATGGCCGGCAGCACGCCGCCGCGTCCGTCGGTCGACTCGAGCCCGGTGAGCACGAGGTCGAACGCCTCGCGTGAGAGCGCGGCCGCCAGGGTGCGGCCGGTCTGGAGCAGGTCGGCGCCTGCGAGCGCGTCGTCCGCGATGTGCACCGCTCGGTCGGCGCCGAGCGCGAGGCCGGCGCGCAGCGCCTGCTCGGCGGCATCCGGCCCCATGGTCACGAGCACGATCTCGGCATCGCCGTGCTCCTCGCGCAGGTGCAGGGCGAGCTCGAGCGCCCGGTCGTCGATCTCGTCGGCCACGGCGTCGGAGGCGTCGCGATCGGCGCGGCCCGTCGTCGGGTCCATGCGTCGTTCGCCCCACGTGTCGGGCACCTGCTTGCGCAATACGGCGATCCTCATCGATCCACTCCTCGCACCGTCGTCGGCATCGGATGCATCGATCATACAGTACTGGGAACTGCACGCAAGTACTGTTCCTCGTATCGTTCAGTCGCGCGTGCGCAGCCCGTCCAGCAGGAGATCGGCGAGGGCGGTGAAGGACTCGGACTCGGCCATGCCGGTGTTGCGGCGCACCTCGCGCTGCTGAATGCGCACGATCGCCGAGGTCGCCAGGTCGGCCGCGAACGCGGCGCGTACCGGACGGATCGCGCCCGCGTCGACGCCCGCCTCGATGAGCTCGCGGATGCGGCGCGCGGCGCCGGCCGCATTGACCTCGTACACCTCGCGCGTGGGGGCGAACTCCACGACGTCCTCCATGAAGGTCTCCGACGCATCGCGCACCGCGTCCGACACGCCGGTCAGGTACGCCTCGAGCCGGTCGACCGGCTCGACCTGCTCGGCGACGCGCGCCTCGATCATCTCGGCTGCGCGACGGAAGTAGTCGAGCACGACCTGGCGGAGCAGCTCCTCCCGCGTCGGGGCGAGCGCGTAGATCGTGGACTTGGAGCAGCGCAGCTCGGCGGCGGTCTCGTCGACCGTGAGGGCGACGAACCCGCGTCGCAGGTAGAGTTCGCCGAGCCGTCGGTAGAGGTCGTCCTGACGACTCGTGCGGCGGGCCGACTGCGGTGTCGGCACCGGGAAGCGGGTGGGGTCGGCGGCAGCGCTCATGGGCCCATTCTGGCCGGACTCGTCCGTCGGGCGGGTCAGGCGGGGCCCTCGGACTCGAGCACGAACCAGAAGTGCCGCCCGCGATGCAGCACGTCCTTGCCGTTCATGACGCCGAGTAGCAGCCCGTCGCCGGCGCGCTTGAAGTGGTCGAACGTGGCCATGCCGTCGTACACCATCGTCGCGGTCACCTCGTCGCGGAATGCGACCATCCAGAGCGAGGCGCCCCCGCGCGCGAGTTCGACGTTGTCGACGAGCGAGCCGTCTTCCTGCTCGCACACGATCGGGCTCACGTCGTTCGCCGACCGCATGTGCTTGCCGTGCCAGTGCACGCCGTCGAGCACGCGGCCGAGGCCGTGGCCGGTCGGCACCGCGGTGCCCCGCCAGCGGCCGATGAGGTCGTCGATGGATGCGGGCGGGAGCGCCGCCCACAGCTCGTCGAGCTCATCCGGGTCGACCGAGTCGCGCGCGAGCAGCCCTCGTACGCGCGCCTCGAGGCCTGGGGAGACCTCGAGGCGCGCGTCGGCCGTTGCGGCCTCGGTCACCCGTTCGCCAGCTCGGCGAGACGGTCGCGGAGCACGGTCTTCAGGACCTTGCCACCGGCGTTGCGGGGGAGTGCGTCGATGATCACCAGGTCCTTCGGGAGCTTGTAGCGCGCCAGGGTTGCTCCGAGGAAGTCGGTGAACTCCTCGAGCGTCAGCTCCTGCTCGGGCTTCAGCGCGACGAACGCCACCGGCACCTCGCCCCACTTCTCGTCCTCGCGTCCGACGATCGCGGCCTCGAGCACCTTGGGGTGGGCGAACATGGCGTTCTCGACCTCGGCGCAGTAGATGTTCTCGCCGCCGGAGATGATCATGTCCTTCTTGCGGTCCACGACCCAGACGAAGCCCTCGTCGTCCTGGCGGACGAGGTCGCCCGAGTGGAACCAACCGCCCTCGAACGCCTTCGCGGTCTCCTCGGGCTTGTTCCAGTAGGCCGACATCATGGTCGGCCCGCGGTAGACGATCTCGCCGATCTCGCCGACCTCGACGTCGTTCATCTCGTCGTCGACGACGCGGTACTGGATGGTCGGGATCGGCTTGCCCACCGAGCCGAGCTTGCGGCGGGAGTCCTCGCCGCTCAGCACGCACGTGATGGGCGACATCTCGGTCTGGCCGAACACCGCGACGTTGGTCGCGTCGGGGAAGGTCTCCTCCATCGCGCGGAGCACCGTGTCCGACGCCGGCGCGGCGCCCCAGCTGATGATGCGGAGCTTCAAGTCGCGGTCCTTGATGCCGGGGAGCGCGCAGATCGCCTGCCACTGCTGCGGCACGTTGAAGACGATGGTCGCGCCCTCCTGCTCCCACGCGTCGACCACGGCTGCGGGGTCGAACGCACCGAGCGGGTGGATCACCGTCGGGATGCCGATGATGAAGTTCGCCGCGATCGAGCCGAGCCCGGCGATGTGGAAGAAGGGAGCCGTCAGGAACGCGACATCCGACTCGTCCCAGACCATGTTGCTGCGGATGCAGGTGACGGCCTGCAGGTACATGTTGCGGTGCGAGAGCATCGCGCCCTTCGGGGCCCCGGTGGTGCCCGACGTGTACATGAGCAGTGCGGTGGCGTCCTCCGGCACGT
Coding sequences within:
- a CDS encoding HNH endonuclease signature motif containing protein, which codes for MELAAIADPRSALDAELAAITELDRSIRAAQAEQLRRVVRAREVAADVEGVDELSTFTQREFATRAFIAELATSLTVHERTAGRMVGEAEQLTGRFTSTLQTLSDGLMCLGRVRTLLEFASQLPAETQPVFEREALASGAGDTPSAFRRRARKLRERMHPVEPIERHEVARAERCIGLDPAPDGMAWLSIHLEAERGTAIMSRLDAFADVTGSDDEADDARTPMQRRTDAAADLLLGGWLHDAPAGSPLAPPASPLGAVTPKVYVTVPVMTLLGASDEPAELDGYGPIDADTARRIAAHAPSFHRILTHPETGAYLSYGRTTYRVPADLAGYLRVRDGGCRFPGCSRRAERCDLDHTTDWAHAGETRHDNVAHLCRKHHRLKHKTAWRVTQESDGQLHWVSPAGREYTTSAESPFREKPPSETAAPEPVDIDIDIDTDTDDEPPWSAGRTIDPAA
- the ispG gene encoding flavodoxin-dependent (E)-4-hydroxy-3-methylbut-2-enyl-diphosphate synthase — translated: MPKVPETLAPRRKSRQIKVGKVLVGGDAPVSVQSMTTTPTPNINATLQQIAELTASGCEIVRVAVPSRDDAEALPIIAKKSQIPVIADIHFQPNYVFAAIDAGCAAVRVNPGNIRKFDDRVGEIAKRAKEAGVSLRIGVNAGSLDPRLLQKYGKATPEALVESAVWEASLFEEHDFHDFKISVKHNDPIVMVKAYRMLAERGDWPLHLGVTEAGPAFQGTIKSATAFGILLAEGIGDTIRVSLSAPPAEEVKVGLQILQSLNLRERKLEIVSCPSCGRAQVDVYKLADDVTAGLDGMSVPLRVAVMGCVVNGPGEAREADLGVASGNGKGQIFVKGEVIKTVPEAEIVETLIAEANRIADEMGTDAPVGSPQVVTS
- the pcp gene encoding pyroglutamyl-peptidase I, translating into MTSVLLTGFEPFGGDAVNPSGDAVRAVAASWVGPERLVTAVLPVSFAAAADELERLVAAHSPDVLIAAGLAGGRDGITPERVAVNLADARIPDNDGDQPMDAAVVAGGPDARFTGLPVKAIVAELTARGIRSSLSTTAGTYVCNAVFYRATHLTAARPGLRAGFIHVPYATESAPEGAPSLPAATIAEALAIACRVALATPADLKVAGGSLH
- a CDS encoding cytochrome b/b6 domain-containing protein, with protein sequence MTTSTRQGAPSRRKVLGWAIPASLVAVVALVLLARWLRTLAGVEAFVDAYPGTVPPPPGTPEGFPAWLSWQHFLNAFFLLLIVRTGWRVRTVQRPEAHWTRNNTGRFRTKRAPKRISFDLWLHLSLDALWVLNGIVFIVLLFATGHWARIVPTSWEVVPNSLSVLLQYVSLDWPAEDGWVVYNSLQLLAYFAMVFIAAPLAILTGLRMSPAWPVDAPRLNRVYPIGLARAVHLPVMLFFVGFVIAHVGLVLATGALRNLNHMYAGSDEVNWIGAAVFAGSVVVMVAGWIFARPVYLRGLAQLTGKVTR
- a CDS encoding electron transfer flavoprotein subunit alpha/FixB family protein encodes the protein MTSVLVLAEVAADGTVRASIDSLVGAAGAVGDAVAVAVVPPGHRDVITERLRAAGASRAVVAEVADAGVLVSGPQVDLLQAAVALVEPAAVVVGHTVEGREVAGRFAARTDSAVATDAIGVAVDDGAVRVTHSVFGGSWIVRSGVEGGVPVVTVRPGATTPTGAADAIDVEEVALDPVVGVRATDARELGDSSSRPDLRGAAKVVSGGRALGSKEQFALVDRLADSLGAAVGASRAAVDAGYAPQALQVGQTGTTVAPDLYLSLGISGAIQHLAGMRTSKTIVAIDRDPDAPIFEIADLAVVGDLFQVVPKLIDAVEARR
- a CDS encoding electron transfer flavoprotein subunit beta/FixA family protein — translated: MRIAVLRKQVPDTWGERRMDPTTGRADRDASDAVADEIDDRALELALHLREEHGDAEIVLVTMGPDAAEQALRAGLALGADRAVHIADDALAGADLLQTGRTLAAALSREAFDLVLTGLESTDGRGGVLPAMLAERLGLPLVSAATSLEVAGGTLRAERATEFQAMAVEVPLPAIVTVTERFPEARIGSFRGIRQAKKKPVDRLSLADLALAPAPAASVVVDAAAAPERTAGARIVDDGTAAEAIADFLADRNLI
- a CDS encoding TetR/AcrR family transcriptional regulator — encoded protein: MSAAADPTRFPVPTPQSARRTSRQDDLYRRLGELYLRRGFVALTVDETAAELRCSKSTIYALAPTREELLRQVVLDYFRRAAEMIEARVAEQVEPVDRLEAYLTGVSDAVRDASETFMEDVVEFAPTREVYEVNAAGAARRIRELIEAGVDAGAIRPVRAAFAADLATSAIVRIQQREVRRNTGMAESESFTALADLLLDGLRTRD
- a CDS encoding GXWXG domain-containing protein, giving the protein MTEAATADARLEVSPGLEARVRGLLARDSVDPDELDELWAALPPASIDDLIGRWRGTAVPTGHGLGRVLDGVHWHGKHMRSANDVSPIVCEQEDGSLVDNVELARGGASLWMVAFRDEVTATMVYDGMATFDHFKRAGDGLLLGVMNGKDVLHRGRHFWFVLESEGPA
- a CDS encoding long-chain-fatty-acid--CoA ligase; amino-acid sequence: MAQTAGHAVSRPDEVALRYLGQDTTWHQLHERSLAFAGALRERGVRAGDRVLLFTLNRPEFVESVFAINSLGAIAVPVNFRLTPPEILYLIEDSGSRVLIVDGPLAPLGAAVAGMTSQLESKIVLGEADGFESYEQVLADAEPIELEDVPEDATALLMYTSGTTGAPKGAMLSHRNMYLQAVTCIRSNMVWDESDVAFLTAPFFHIAGLGSIAANFIIGIPTVIHPLGAFDPAAVVDAWEQEGATIVFNVPQQWQAICALPGIKDRDLKLRIISWGAAPASDTVLRAMEETFPDATNVAVFGQTEMSPITCVLSGEDSRRKLGSVGKPIPTIQYRVVDDEMNDVEVGEIGEIVYRGPTMMSAYWNKPEETAKAFEGGWFHSGDLVRQDDEGFVWVVDRKKDMIISGGENIYCAEVENAMFAHPKVLEAAIVGREDEKWGEVPVAFVALKPEQELTLEEFTDFLGATLARYKLPKDLVIIDALPRNAGGKVLKTVLRDRLAELANG